In Hydrogenispora ethanolica, one genomic interval encodes:
- the mntA gene encoding type VII toxin-antitoxin system MntA family adenylyltransferase antitoxin, whose product MSDPLSRVTEYLHHYPNVSAAWLFGSMATGKAGKNSDMDIAILFTPDLSKYERFDLRLLIGGELARLAEREVDVVDMAAAPLYLQHQVRKTGRLIVEKDHAYRVAFDIRSRREYFDLAPVLELRNRRLIERSIGGSENG is encoded by the coding sequence ATGTCTGATCCCTTATCCCGCGTCACCGAATATCTTCATCATTACCCCAACGTGAGCGCCGCTTGGCTTTTTGGTTCCATGGCGACCGGAAAGGCCGGTAAGAATAGCGATATGGACATCGCTATTTTATTCACGCCGGATCTGTCCAAATATGAGCGGTTCGATTTGCGGTTGCTTATCGGCGGAGAACTGGCGCGCCTGGCGGAAAGAGAGGTTGATGTGGTGGATATGGCGGCCGCTCCGTTGTATCTGCAACATCAAGTTCGGAAAACCGGGCGGCTGATTGTGGAGAAGGATCATGCGTATCGAGTCGCTTTTGATATCCGGTCGCGGCGGGAGTATTTTGATCTAGCGCCCGTTTTGGAACTTAGAAACCGGAGGTTGATTGAACGAAGCATCGGAGGGAGCGAGAATGGTTGA
- the hepT gene encoding type VII toxin-antitoxin system HepT family RNase toxin: MVDSNLLKNKLAQLADYLADLQDSQTVSLDLYRNDKKTRRYIERTLHLAIECCLDIGSHIIADNGWREPVDNKDVFAVLAENGVFSQELVPRLQKMAQFRNVLVHDYAKIDPDIVYRVLTQNLPDIREFIRAVERLL, encoded by the coding sequence ATGGTTGATAGCAACTTGCTAAAGAACAAACTGGCGCAATTAGCGGATTATTTAGCCGATCTTCAGGATTCCCAGACTGTATCGTTGGATTTATATCGAAACGACAAAAAGACTCGCCGCTATATTGAGCGCACGTTGCATCTGGCGATCGAATGCTGCTTGGACATCGGGAGCCACATCATCGCGGACAACGGTTGGCGCGAGCCGGTCGACAATAAGGATGTATTCGCGGTGCTGGCGGAAAACGGCGTTTTTTCCCAAGAATTAGTGCCGAGGCTCCAAAAAATGGCCCAGTTTCGCAATGTGCTGGTTCATGATTACGCCAAAATCGACCCGGATATCGTATACCGGGTGCTGACGCAGAACTTGCCGGATATCCGGGAATTCATCCGCGCGGTAGAACGGTTGTTATGA